From Candidatus Nitricoxidivorans perseverans, the proteins below share one genomic window:
- a CDS encoding DUF2892 domain-containing protein — MTVNRLVRIIAGFFILMSLALAHAYGQADLSKMSWLWFILFVGANLFQSGFTRLCPMDTILRKLGVPESDVCST, encoded by the coding sequence ATGACCGTCAATCGCCTCGTCCGCATCATCGCCGGCTTCTTCATCCTGATGTCCCTCGCTCTGGCCCATGCCTACGGGCAGGCGGACCTATCGAAGATGAGCTGGCTGTGGTTCATCCTCTTCGTCGGCGCCAACCTGTTCCAGAGCGGCTTTACCCGGCTCTGCCCGATGGACACGATATTGAGGAAGCTGGGCGTGCCCGAAAGCGACGTCTGTTCCACCTGA
- a CDS encoding caspase family protein, with product MNILRRGLACLAVLALAVFSGEPGAAEAEPRVALVIGNAAYASSPLANPVNDARAMAKSLRDTGFTVVLMENIGYKAMGNAMRDFGRDLAKTGGVGLFFYAGHGMQVKGRNYLIPVDADMQHEDDIPFNAVDANYVLDKMESARNRLNLVILDACRNNPFARAFRASAKGLTQMEAPSGTLIAFATAPGAVAGDGDGGNGIYTRHLLRAMAVPGLLVEQVFKQVRVGVMKDTGNLQVPWESSSLKGDFYFRTPPAAPIPASVPSADSSAFELAFWDSIKQSTDAADFQAYLDQFPDGKFVRLAQSRQARLKEVPKPTATVPAPASVPVPAATAKPVVGLPKAGDRWVYEVVDNYRKSVVATYAVRVQGVQDEAVAEIVTTELDTLVKERRYGLDDVFGADTFRVPGKADVQIVEFAPYALARNKFQPGRKWEGVIDYAGSPCAGTVTVVGDEAVKTPAGEFPATRVRIDCRLSFGLRFGLPVIVDVWYAQDARRFVRMERKVGRGAYGGGDDDVIQLKRFSLN from the coding sequence ATGAACATCCTGCGTCGTGGTCTTGCCTGCCTTGCCGTGCTGGCCTTGGCGGTCTTTTCCGGCGAGCCGGGAGCGGCGGAGGCCGAGCCTCGCGTCGCCCTGGTGATCGGCAACGCCGCCTATGCCAGTTCGCCGCTCGCCAATCCGGTGAACGATGCCCGCGCGATGGCGAAGTCGCTGAGGGACACGGGATTCACCGTGGTACTCATGGAGAATATCGGTTACAAGGCCATGGGCAACGCCATGCGCGACTTCGGCCGCGACCTGGCCAAGACAGGCGGGGTCGGGTTGTTCTTCTACGCCGGCCACGGCATGCAGGTGAAGGGGCGAAACTACCTGATCCCGGTCGATGCCGACATGCAGCACGAGGACGACATTCCATTCAATGCCGTCGATGCCAATTACGTGCTGGACAAGATGGAGTCGGCCAGGAACCGCCTGAACCTGGTGATCCTCGACGCCTGCCGCAACAACCCCTTTGCCCGCGCCTTCCGCGCGTCAGCCAAGGGCCTTACGCAGATGGAAGCGCCCTCCGGCACCCTGATCGCTTTTGCGACCGCGCCCGGCGCCGTGGCCGGCGACGGCGATGGCGGCAACGGCATTTACACGAGGCACCTGCTACGCGCCATGGCCGTCCCGGGACTGCTCGTCGAGCAGGTGTTCAAGCAGGTGCGGGTCGGCGTCATGAAGGACACCGGCAACCTTCAGGTGCCATGGGAAAGCTCGTCACTGAAGGGCGACTTCTATTTCAGGACGCCGCCGGCAGCGCCGATCCCCGCTTCGGTCCCGTCGGCCGATTCGTCCGCGTTCGAGCTGGCCTTCTGGGACAGCATCAAGCAGAGTACCGATGCTGCTGATTTTCAGGCCTATCTGGACCAGTTTCCGGACGGGAAATTTGTTCGCTTGGCCCAGAGCCGACAGGCGCGGCTGAAGGAGGTCCCGAAGCCGACGGCGACCGTTCCGGCGCCGGCTTCCGTTCCGGTGCCTGCCGCGACGGCAAAGCCCGTGGTCGGCTTGCCCAAGGCTGGCGACCGCTGGGTGTATGAGGTTGTGGACAATTACAGGAAATCGGTGGTCGCCACCTACGCGGTCAGGGTCCAAGGGGTGCAGGACGAAGCCGTGGCGGAAATCGTGACGACGGAGCTCGATACGCTGGTCAAGGAACGCCGTTACGGGCTGGACGATGTGTTCGGCGCCGATACCTTCCGGGTGCCGGGAAAGGCCGATGTCCAGATCGTCGAGTTTGCGCCCTATGCCCTGGCGCGCAATAAGTTCCAGCCGGGACGCAAATGGGAGGGTGTCATCGACTACGCCGGCAGCCCCTGCGCGGGCACCGTGACCGTGGTGGGGGATGAGGCGGTGAAGACGCCGGCCGGCGAGTTTCCCGCGACCAGAGTCCGGATCGATTGCCGGTTGTCATTCGGCCTGAGGTTTGGACTCCCGGTGATTGTCGATGTCTGGTATGCGCAGGATGCTCGCCGTTTTGTCAGGATGGAACGGAAGGTGGGCCGCGGCGCCTACGGCGGCGGCGACGACGACGTGATCCAGTTGAAACGGTTCAGCCTCAACTGA
- a CDS encoding ABC transporter substrate-binding protein — MTKRLSELSPRDLLVVGLPLLLLLAAGFWGAAQFIRPAPPDTLVLSSGGEGGAYQRFASAYKETLAHYGVRLIEKPSAGSLDNLQRLRDDGSGVDAGFFQAGTGQAGEGDALVSLGSFYHEPLWIFYRQGLGEPDRILQLKGRRIAIGGPGSGTHHLALEMLGANGLDAANTRLLEKGGLGLVEAFGKGEIDAAFVVGPTESATVWSLLFTPGVRLMSLAHADAYTRRLPHLSKIVLSRGAVDVVQDIPVRDVTLVASAATLLVREDMHPALIDLLLEAAIETHGGAGIFQKPGDFPRAMAVGFPLSGEAARYHKSGKPLLQRYLPFWAATLVDRMVVMLIPVIALLLPVFKFAPSIYTWRVRSRIYRRYGELKFIEAEVESDPSRHTQEEWLDKLDAIEADANRIPTPLAFADMLYTLKGHIGLVREAVLKRTTTTA; from the coding sequence ATGACGAAGCGCCTCTCCGAGCTCTCGCCGCGCGACCTGCTGGTGGTCGGCCTGCCGCTGCTATTGCTGCTGGCCGCGGGTTTCTGGGGGGCGGCACAGTTCATCCGGCCGGCGCCGCCGGATACGCTGGTTTTATCGTCGGGCGGCGAAGGGGGCGCCTACCAGCGCTTCGCCTCCGCTTACAAGGAAACGCTGGCCCATTATGGCGTCCGCTTGATCGAGAAGCCTTCCGCCGGTTCCCTGGACAACCTGCAACGCCTGCGCGATGACGGTTCCGGCGTGGATGCCGGCTTCTTCCAGGCGGGCACCGGCCAGGCAGGCGAAGGCGACGCGCTGGTGTCCCTCGGCAGCTTCTACCACGAGCCGCTCTGGATCTTCTACCGACAGGGCCTGGGCGAGCCGGATCGCATCCTCCAGCTCAAGGGACGGCGCATCGCCATCGGCGGGCCGGGCAGCGGCACGCACCACCTCGCGCTCGAAATGCTCGGCGCCAACGGCCTCGACGCCGCCAACACGCGCCTGCTGGAAAAGGGCGGGCTGGGCCTTGTCGAAGCCTTCGGCAAGGGCGAGATCGATGCGGCCTTCGTCGTCGGCCCGACCGAATCGGCCACGGTCTGGTCGCTGCTGTTCACGCCGGGCGTGCGCCTGATGAGCCTCGCCCATGCCGACGCCTACACGCGGCGGTTGCCGCATCTTTCAAAGATCGTCCTATCGCGCGGGGCGGTGGATGTGGTTCAGGACATCCCCGTCCGCGACGTGACCCTCGTGGCTTCCGCGGCGACTCTGCTGGTGCGCGAGGACATGCACCCCGCGCTCATCGACCTGCTGCTGGAAGCGGCGATCGAAACCCACGGCGGCGCCGGCATCTTCCAGAAGCCGGGCGATTTTCCGCGCGCAATGGCGGTGGGTTTTCCCCTGTCGGGGGAGGCGGCGCGCTACCACAAGTCGGGCAAGCCCCTCCTCCAGCGCTACCTGCCATTCTGGGCGGCGACGCTGGTAGATCGCATGGTGGTGATGCTGATCCCCGTGATCGCGCTGCTGCTGCCTGTCTTCAAGTTCGCGCCCTCGATCTACACCTGGCGCGTGCGCTCCCGCATCTACCGGCGCTACGGCGAGCTGAAGTTCATCGAGGCGGAGGTGGAGTCCGACCCGTCGCGGCACACGCAAGAGGAATGGCTGGACAAGCTCGATGCCATCGAGGCCGACGCCAATCGCATCCCGACGCCGCTGGCCTTCGCCGACATGCTCTACACGCTGAAGGGCCACATCGGCCTCGTGCGCGAGGCCGTGCTGAAAAGAACGACTACAACCGCCTGA
- the uvrA gene encoding excinuclease ABC subunit UvrA, which yields MEEIRIRGARTHNLKNISLDLPRNKLTVITGLSGSGKSSLAFDTLYAEGQRRYVESLSAYARQFLQLMEKPDVDLIEGLSPAISIEQKATSHNPRSTVGTVTEIHDYLRLLYARAGTPHCPEHGVALEAMSVAQMVDHVLALPEDTKLMILAPVVANRKGEQLDLFSELKAQGFVRLRVDSKVYDIDALPKLAKSTKHSVDIVVDRLKARSDARQRLAESFETALTHAEGRCLAVEIDSGAEHLFSARFACPHCGYALQELEPRLFSFNNPMGACQKCDGLGQIQFFDPARVVAYPHLSLAAGAIRGWDRRNQFYFQMVESLAAHYGFDTGAAFEELSEDVRHILLYGSGREQIRFRYLNEKGTRLDRSHTFEGIIPNLERRYRETDSVMVREELAKHLNHKPCPECGGARLRREARHVLVGDRTITDVSRLSLIDCRDFFNLLQLTGQRAQVAEKIVKEITARLTFLINVGLDYLSLDRSAETLSGGEAQRIRLASQIGSGLTGVMYVLDEPSIGLHQRDNARLLETLRNLRDLGNTVIVVEHDHEAIETADHVVDMGPGAGEHGGRIVAEGTPRQVAANRESLTGDYLSGRRAIAVPGKRTPPDAARQLKVLGAAGNNLKNVDLAIPVGLFTCVTGVSGSGKSTLINDTLYAACARHLYGSAVEPAPHREVEGLEFFDKVISVDQSPIGRTPRSNPATYTGLLTPIRELFAGVPESRERGYGPGRFSFNVKGGRCEACQGDGTIKVEMHFLPDIYVPCDVCHGKRYNRETLEVRYKGRTIHEILQMTVEQAREFFDPVPAVARKLQTLVDVGLSYVQLGQSATTLSGGEAQRVKLALELSKRDTGRTLYILDEPTTGLHFADIEMLLTVLHRLRDHGNTVVVIEHNLDVIKTADWIVDLGPEGGGGGGRITAFGTPEDLSKVSASHTAHHLAGLLKKTRGTPRGESSA from the coding sequence ATGGAAGAAATCCGCATTCGCGGCGCCAGGACCCATAACCTCAAGAACATCAGCCTGGACCTGCCGCGCAACAAGTTGACCGTGATCACCGGCCTGTCCGGTTCCGGCAAGAGTTCGCTCGCGTTCGACACGCTTTACGCCGAGGGCCAGCGGCGCTACGTGGAATCGCTCTCCGCCTACGCCCGGCAGTTCCTGCAACTGATGGAAAAGCCCGACGTCGACCTGATCGAGGGCCTTTCGCCGGCGATCTCGATCGAGCAGAAGGCCACCAGCCACAACCCGCGCTCGACCGTCGGCACGGTCACCGAAATCCACGACTACCTGCGCCTGCTCTACGCCCGCGCCGGCACGCCGCATTGCCCGGAGCACGGCGTCGCGCTGGAGGCGATGAGCGTCGCGCAGATGGTCGACCACGTCCTCGCGCTGCCCGAGGACACGAAGCTGATGATCCTCGCGCCCGTGGTGGCCAACCGCAAGGGCGAGCAACTCGACCTGTTTTCCGAACTGAAGGCGCAGGGGTTCGTGCGGCTGCGCGTCGACAGCAAGGTCTACGACATCGACGCGCTGCCGAAGCTCGCCAAGTCCACCAAGCATTCGGTCGACATCGTCGTCGATCGCCTGAAGGCGCGCTCCGACGCCCGCCAGCGGCTGGCCGAGAGCTTCGAGACGGCGCTCACCCACGCCGAGGGCCGCTGCCTTGCAGTGGAAATCGACTCCGGCGCGGAACACCTCTTTTCGGCCCGCTTCGCCTGCCCGCATTGCGGCTACGCGTTGCAGGAGCTGGAGCCGCGCCTGTTCTCGTTCAACAACCCGATGGGCGCCTGCCAGAAGTGCGACGGCCTGGGGCAGATCCAGTTCTTCGACCCGGCGCGCGTGGTGGCGTATCCGCACCTCTCGCTCGCCGCCGGCGCCATCCGCGGCTGGGACAGGCGCAACCAGTTCTACTTCCAGATGGTCGAGTCGCTGGCCGCCCACTACGGCTTCGACACCGGCGCCGCCTTCGAGGAGCTGTCCGAAGACGTCCGGCACATCCTGCTTTACGGTTCTGGCCGCGAGCAGATCCGGTTCCGCTACCTCAACGAAAAAGGCACGCGCCTCGACCGCAGCCACACCTTCGAAGGCATCATCCCCAACCTCGAACGCCGTTACCGGGAGACTGACTCCGTGATGGTGCGCGAGGAGCTGGCGAAGCACCTCAACCACAAGCCCTGCCCCGAGTGCGGCGGCGCGCGCCTGCGCCGCGAGGCCCGCCACGTCCTCGTCGGCGACAGGACGATCACCGACGTGAGCCGCCTCTCGCTGATCGACTGCCGCGACTTCTTCAACCTGCTGCAACTGACCGGCCAGCGGGCCCAGGTGGCTGAGAAGATCGTCAAGGAGATCACCGCGCGGCTCACCTTCCTCATCAACGTGGGCCTCGACTACCTTTCGCTCGACCGATCGGCGGAGACGCTCTCCGGCGGCGAGGCGCAGCGCATCCGGCTCGCCAGCCAGATCGGCTCCGGGCTCACCGGCGTGATGTACGTGCTCGACGAGCCTTCCATCGGCCTGCACCAGCGCGACAACGCGCGGCTCCTGGAAACCCTCCGGAACCTGCGCGACCTCGGCAACACCGTCATCGTCGTCGAGCACGACCACGAGGCCATCGAGACCGCCGACCACGTGGTCGACATGGGCCCCGGCGCGGGCGAGCACGGCGGCCGGATCGTCGCCGAGGGCACGCCCCGGCAGGTGGCCGCCAACCGCGAATCGCTGACCGGCGACTACCTGTCGGGCCGGCGGGCGATCGCCGTGCCCGGAAAACGCACGCCGCCCGACGCCGCCCGGCAACTGAAAGTCCTCGGCGCCGCCGGCAACAACCTGAAGAACGTGGACCTCGCCATTCCGGTGGGCCTGTTCACCTGCGTCACCGGCGTCTCCGGCTCGGGGAAAAGCACGCTCATCAACGACACCCTCTACGCTGCCTGCGCGCGCCACCTGTACGGCTCGGCCGTCGAGCCCGCGCCGCACCGCGAGGTCGAGGGACTGGAATTCTTCGACAAGGTCATCAGCGTCGACCAGTCGCCCATCGGCCGCACGCCGCGCTCGAATCCGGCCACCTACACGGGGCTGCTCACGCCGATCCGCGAGCTGTTCGCCGGCGTGCCGGAATCGCGCGAGCGCGGCTACGGGCCGGGGCGCTTCAGCTTCAACGTCAAGGGCGGCCGCTGCGAGGCCTGCCAGGGCGACGGCACGATCAAGGTCGAGATGCACTTCCTGCCCGACATCTACGTGCCCTGCGACGTCTGCCACGGCAAGCGATACAACCGCGAGACCCTGGAGGTCCGCTACAAGGGCAGGACCATCCACGAGATCCTGCAAATGACCGTCGAGCAGGCGCGCGAGTTCTTCGATCCCGTGCCGGCGGTGGCCCGCAAGCTGCAAACGCTGGTCGACGTGGGCCTCTCGTACGTCCAGCTCGGCCAGTCCGCCACGACGCTTTCCGGCGGCGAAGCGCAGCGGGTCAAGCTCGCACTGGAGCTTTCCAAGCGCGACACCGGCCGCACGCTCTACATCCTCGACGAGCCGACCACGGGCCTGCACTTCGCCGACATCGAGATGCTGCTGACGGTGCTCCATCGCCTGCGCGACCACGGCAACACCGTCGTCGTCATCGAGCACAACCTGGACGTGATCAAGACGGCCGACTGGATCGTCGACCTCGGCCCGGAGGGCGGCGGCGGCGGCGGACGCATCACGGCCTTCGGCACGCCCGAGGACCTGTCGAAAGTCAGCGCCAGCCATACGGCGCACCATCTCGCCGGCCTGCTGAAAAAAACACGGGGAACGCCCCGGGGTGAGTCATCGGCATGA
- a CDS encoding phosphoheptose isomerase has protein sequence MSLVQRIHDQFADSIAAKQAAGSVMAGSIADAVEAMAACLAGGGKIMACGNGGSAADSQHFAAELLNRFERERAPLAAIALTTDASTLTSIANDYAYDQVFAKQVSALGRPGDVLLAISTSGNSPNVLSAMAVAHGRGVRIVALTGKGGGKMAAALGPDDIHLCVPAARTARIQEVHLLAIHCLCDGIDTLLLGENT, from the coding sequence ATGAGCCTCGTCCAGCGCATCCACGACCAGTTCGCCGACAGCATCGCCGCCAAGCAGGCGGCGGGAAGCGTCATGGCCGGCTCCATCGCCGACGCCGTCGAGGCCATGGCCGCCTGCCTCGCGGGCGGCGGCAAGATCATGGCCTGCGGCAACGGCGGTTCGGCCGCCGATTCGCAGCACTTCGCGGCGGAGCTGCTGAACCGGTTCGAGCGGGAGCGCGCGCCGCTGGCCGCCATCGCGCTGACTACCGACGCCTCGACGCTGACCTCCATCGCCAACGACTACGCCTACGACCAGGTGTTCGCCAAGCAGGTGAGCGCGCTGGGACGGCCCGGCGACGTGCTGCTGGCCATCTCCACCTCCGGCAACTCGCCCAACGTGCTCTCGGCCATGGCCGTCGCACACGGGCGCGGCGTGCGCATCGTCGCGCTCACCGGCAAGGGCGGCGGAAAGATGGCGGCGGCGCTGGGGCCGGACGACATCCACCTCTGCGTGCCGGCCGCGCGCACGGCGCGCATCCAGGAAGTGCATCTCCTGGCCATCCATTGCCTCTGCGACGGCATCGACACCCTTCTGCTGGGAGAAAACACATGA
- a CDS encoding BON domain-containing protein, with amino-acid sequence MKNALSTATLTALLLAILAPGLTGCVPAAAVGAGAGALMITDRRHAETYLADEGIEIRAVNRVGEKFGDRVHVNVTSYNRMVLVTGEVPDAAARAEVEKIVGGVPNVKTITNELQVAGTSSFAARSNDAYLTSKVKARFLDHNKFPATKVKVVTEAGAVHLLGLVTQREADAAVDIARTTGGVLKVVRLFEIISEERARYLDSQPGGSASPPAEKK; translated from the coding sequence ATGAAAAACGCGCTTTCCACCGCCACATTGACCGCCCTCCTGCTCGCCATCCTCGCGCCCGGCCTTACCGGCTGCGTGCCCGCCGCCGCCGTCGGCGCCGGCGCCGGCGCCCTGATGATCACCGACCGCCGCCACGCCGAGACCTACCTGGCCGACGAGGGCATCGAGATCCGCGCCGTCAACCGCGTCGGCGAGAAATTCGGCGACCGGGTCCACGTCAATGTCACCAGCTACAACCGCATGGTACTGGTCACCGGCGAAGTGCCCGACGCGGCGGCCCGCGCCGAGGTCGAGAAGATCGTCGGCGGCGTGCCCAACGTGAAGACCATCACCAACGAGCTCCAGGTGGCCGGCACCAGTTCCTTCGCCGCGCGCAGCAACGACGCCTACCTCACCTCCAAGGTCAAGGCCCGCTTCCTCGACCACAACAAGTTCCCGGCCACCAAGGTCAAGGTGGTCACCGAAGCCGGCGCCGTCCATCTCCTCGGCCTGGTGACCCAGCGCGAGGCCGACGCGGCGGTGGACATCGCCCGCACCACCGGCGGCGTGCTGAAGGTCGTTCGCCTCTTCGAGATCATCTCCGAGGAGCGGGCGCGGTACCTGGACAGCCAGCCGGGCGGAAGCGCCTCGCCTCCGGCCGAGAAAAAGTGA
- a CDS encoding HIRAN domain-containing protein, producing the protein MRFVWISLLLLIGVAAHAQTIKLLVQSSPLAGFQYHEAGALWAEMKVGDGLTLAREPDNPHDANAVRVEWRGRMLGYLPRAENRAVAAEMDRGGRVEARVAKLLEHRNPWRRVLIEVFVVL; encoded by the coding sequence ATGCGTTTCGTCTGGATTAGCCTGCTGCTCCTGATCGGGGTGGCCGCCCATGCGCAGACCATCAAGCTGCTGGTGCAGAGTTCGCCGCTGGCGGGCTTCCAGTATCACGAGGCCGGGGCACTGTGGGCCGAGATGAAGGTCGGCGACGGCCTGACGCTGGCGCGCGAGCCCGACAATCCGCACGACGCCAATGCCGTGCGCGTCGAGTGGCGCGGCCGGATGCTCGGCTACCTGCCGCGCGCCGAGAACCGGGCCGTGGCGGCCGAAATGGATCGCGGCGGTCGCGTCGAGGCCCGGGTCGCGAAGCTGCTCGAGCACCGCAACCCATGGCGGCGGGTGTTGATCGAAGTGTTTGTGGTGCTTTAA
- the ssb gene encoding single-stranded DNA-binding protein translates to MASVNKVILVGNLGKDPEVRYMPNGEAVTNITVATSETWKDKNTSEQKETTEWHRVVFFRRLAEIAGQYLKKGSQVYIEGKLQTRKWQDKDGQDRYTTEIVANEMKMLGKREGAGDPPSRENGDAPARSAPARPAGAPQPASSGSNFSDFEDDIPF, encoded by the coding sequence ATGGCTTCGGTCAACAAGGTGATCCTGGTGGGCAACCTGGGCAAGGATCCGGAAGTGCGCTACATGCCCAACGGCGAGGCGGTGACCAACATCACGGTCGCCACGTCGGAAACCTGGAAGGACAAGAACACCAGCGAGCAGAAGGAAACCACGGAATGGCACCGCGTGGTGTTTTTCCGCAGGCTGGCCGAGATCGCCGGCCAGTACCTGAAGAAGGGCTCGCAGGTCTATATCGAGGGCAAGCTGCAAACCCGCAAGTGGCAGGACAAGGACGGCCAGGACCGCTACACGACCGAGATCGTCGCCAACGAGATGAAGATGCTCGGCAAGCGCGAAGGCGCTGGCGATCCGCCCTCACGGGAGAACGGCGACGCCCCGGCCCGCAGCGCCCCGGCCCGGCCCGCCGGCGCGCCGCAGCCGGCATCGTCCGGAAGCAACTTCAGCGACTTCGAGGATGACATTCCGTTCTGA
- a CDS encoding MFS transporter gives MTRDEKRAGIALASIFGLRMLGLFLILPVFSVFAATLPGGDDVFLVGFALGAYGMTQALFQIPFGLASDRLGRKPVITAGLLVFAAGSFLAAAAPDIQWVIAGRVVQGAGAISAAVTALAADLTREQHRTKVMAMIGGSIGAVFAISLVAAPPLYAAVGMTGIFSLTGILALGAIVLLFRAVPVAPPIAIAERVPFSAVLRHGQLLRMNFGVLALHAMQTAMWVVVPPALVAGGGLPLGDHWKIYLPALLGSFVFMVPAVIIADRHGRTKAVFMAAIGLLTVVQWGLSTVGGGSYAIGFWLLLFFVAFNILEALQPSLISRIAPAAAKGAALGVYNTTQSVGLFLGGALGGWLLKHFGTGAVHGFSAALGFIWLVLAAGLALPAMRPAARIETIG, from the coding sequence ATGACCCGCGACGAGAAGCGCGCCGGCATCGCGCTGGCGTCGATCTTCGGCCTGCGCATGCTGGGGCTGTTCCTGATCCTGCCGGTGTTCTCGGTCTTCGCCGCCACCCTGCCGGGGGGCGACGACGTCTTCCTCGTGGGCTTCGCCCTGGGCGCCTATGGCATGACTCAGGCGCTGTTCCAGATTCCATTCGGCCTGGCCTCGGATCGTCTCGGCCGCAAGCCCGTGATCACCGCCGGGCTGCTGGTCTTCGCCGCCGGCAGCTTCCTGGCCGCCGCCGCGCCGGACATCCAATGGGTCATCGCCGGCCGGGTGGTGCAGGGCGCGGGCGCGATCTCGGCGGCGGTGACGGCGCTCGCGGCGGACCTCACGCGCGAACAGCACCGCACCAAGGTCATGGCGATGATCGGCGGCAGCATCGGCGCGGTCTTCGCGATCTCGCTGGTGGCCGCGCCGCCGCTCTACGCGGCGGTGGGCATGACGGGCATCTTCTCGCTCACGGGCATCCTGGCATTGGGCGCCATCGTCCTGCTGTTCAGGGCGGTTCCGGTGGCGCCGCCGATTGCCATTGCGGAACGCGTGCCCTTTTCGGCGGTGCTGAGGCACGGCCAGCTGCTGCGGATGAATTTCGGCGTCCTCGCCCTGCACGCGATGCAGACGGCCATGTGGGTGGTGGTGCCGCCCGCCCTGGTCGCCGGCGGCGGCCTGCCCCTGGGCGATCACTGGAAGATCTACCTGCCGGCGCTGCTGGGGTCGTTCGTCTTCATGGTGCCGGCCGTCATCATTGCCGACCGGCATGGGCGCACGAAGGCGGTGTTCATGGCCGCCATCGGGCTGCTGACGGTGGTGCAGTGGGGGCTGTCGACCGTGGGCGGCGGGTCTTATGCCATCGGGTTCTGGTTACTGCTATTCTTTGTCGCCTTCAACATCCTGGAGGCGCTGCAACCATCGCTGATTTCGCGCATCGCGCCGGCGGCGGCCAAGGGGGCCGCGCTGGGCGTCTACAACACGACCCAGTCGGTCGGGCTGTTCCTCGGCGGCGCGCTGGGGGGGTGGCTGCTCAAGCATTTCGGGACGGGCGCGGTGCATGGATTTTCGGCCGCCCTGGGATTCATCTGGCTCGTCCTGGCGGCGGGGCTGGCGTTGCCGGCGATGCGGCCGGCGGCGAGGATTGAAACAATCGGATAG
- a CDS encoding DUF4202 domain-containing protein produces MSHDPARFERAVALFDAANAEDPNQETVDGKAWPKELLYAQRMSEMLDRFEPEASEAVKLAVRAQHIQRWKTPRSSYPMDRQGYLQWRTGLYRFHAETAGRLMMEAGYEADGDTIARVQAAVGKKGLKVNPETQLLEDVTDLVFIEHYMLAFAGQHPEYDEAKWIEIIRKTWQKMSPRAHEFALAGKIRLPEALVPLILKAVG; encoded by the coding sequence ATGTCCCATGATCCCGCCCGCTTCGAGCGTGCCGTCGCTCTGTTCGATGCCGCCAACGCCGAAGACCCCAACCAGGAAACCGTCGACGGCAAGGCGTGGCCGAAGGAACTGCTCTACGCCCAGCGCATGAGCGAGATGCTCGACCGCTTCGAACCGGAAGCCTCCGAGGCCGTGAAGCTGGCCGTGCGCGCGCAGCACATCCAGCGATGGAAGACGCCACGCAGCAGCTATCCGATGGATCGTCAGGGCTATCTCCAGTGGCGCACGGGGCTGTACCGGTTCCACGCTGAAACCGCGGGACGGCTCATGATGGAAGCGGGCTACGAGGCGGATGGCGATACGATCGCCCGCGTCCAGGCCGCCGTCGGCAAGAAGGGCCTGAAGGTCAATCCGGAGACCCAGCTGCTGGAAGACGTCACCGACCTCGTTTTCATCGAGCACTACATGCTGGCCTTCGCCGGCCAGCACCCGGAGTACGACGAGGCCAAGTGGATCGAGATCATCCGCAAGACCTGGCAGAAGATGTCGCCCCGCGCCCATGAATTCGCCCTCGCCGGCAAGATCCGGCTGCCGGAGGCGCTGGTGCCGCTGATCCTCAAGGCGGTGGGGTGA
- the rfaE2 gene encoding D-glycero-beta-D-manno-heptose 1-phosphate adenylyltransferase — translation MTEFEAKLCAPEDLPARVAALPRPLVFTNGCFDILHRGHVTYLAQARALGESLLVAVNSDASVRRLGKGGDRPVNALEDRMAVIAALECVSLVTWFDEDTPLARVLDTRPDVLVKGGDWPVEKIVGAREVLGWGGAVHSIPFMHERSTTALLEKIRRL, via the coding sequence GTGACGGAGTTCGAAGCAAAGCTCTGCGCGCCGGAGGATCTGCCGGCGCGCGTCGCCGCGCTGCCGCGTCCGCTGGTCTTCACCAACGGCTGCTTCGACATCCTGCATCGCGGCCACGTCACCTACCTCGCCCAGGCGCGCGCGCTGGGCGAAAGCCTGCTGGTCGCGGTCAACTCGGATGCCTCGGTAAGACGTTTGGGGAAAGGCGGCGACCGTCCTGTCAACGCCCTCGAAGACCGCATGGCGGTGATCGCCGCGCTGGAGTGCGTCTCGCTGGTAACCTGGTTCGACGAGGATACGCCGCTGGCGCGGGTCCTCGACACCCGCCCCGACGTGCTGGTCAAGGGCGGCGACTGGCCGGTGGAAAAGATCGTCGGCGCCCGCGAGGTACTGGGCTGGGGCGGCGCGGTGCATTCCATCCCGTTCATGCACGAGCGGTCGACGACCGCGCTGCTGGAAAAGATCAGGCGGTTGTAG